A genomic window from Plutella xylostella chromosome 23, ilPluXylo3.1, whole genome shotgun sequence includes:
- the LOC119692610 gene encoding ecdysone oxidase has product MLQTYRLVQLLGYLFLVLGPVAHPPEWPRNAYVQDGDSFDFIVVGAGSAGAVLASRLSEVGEWRVLLLEAGGDPPIESVVPGLLGSLVHSEFDWDYYSLDDGYSAQAQRTPGRVPLTRGRMLGGSSSINAMLYVRGNPEDYNSWARMGFDGWDWSSVFPYFLKNEQFQVEELLKDPVYGPYHNADGPVKVTVQDTIDPNVANKLEIIADSFQEIGINKIIDYNGPEQFGVS; this is encoded by the exons ATGTTGCAGACGTATCGCCTGGTGCAGCTGTTGGGGTATCTGTTCCTAGTGCTAGGCCCCGTGGCACACCCGCCGGAGTGGCCCAGGAATGCTTATGTACAAG atgGTGACAGTTTTGACTTCATAGTGGTGGGTGCTGGTTCAGCGGGCGCGGTGCTGGCGAGCAGACTGAGTGAAGTGGGCGAGTGGCGCGTGCTGCTGCTGGAGGCCGGCGGGGACCCGCCTATAGAGAGTGTG GTGCCGGGTCTGCTGGGCTCGCTGGTGCACAGCGAGTTCGACTGGGACTACTACTCTCTGGACGACGGCTACTCGGCGCAGGCGCAGCGCACGCCGGGCCGCGTGCCGCTCACCCGGGGGAGGATGCTCGGCGGATCCTCCAGCATCAATGCTATGCTTTATGTCAG AGGGAACCCAGAAGACTACAACAGCTGGGCAAGAATGGGTTTCGACGGATGGGACTGGAGCTCTGTATTCCCATATTTCTTGAAAAACGAACAATTTCAAGTGGAAGAATTACTGAAAGATCCAGTTTACGGACCCTACCACAATGCTGATGGACCCGTCAAAGTCACCGTCCAAGACACAATTGACCCGAATGTAGCAAACAAACTAGAAATTATAGCTGATTCTTTCCAAGAGATTggtatcaataaaattatagattaTAACGGACCGGAACAATTCGGAGTCtcttag
- the LOC105380671 gene encoding ecdysone oxidase, which produces MLGGSSSINSMIYVRGNPEDYDGWARMGFKGWDWNTVFHYFLKSEHLQDDEIMNDPIYSKYHNTHGPVKVTKQQSIDPNVYDTWDVLLDAVDEIGIKRILDYNGPTQFGFSRCYFTNSKPPGVRSSTAEAYLVPVRKRKNLFILKNAYASKIIIDDHKVARGVEVFQDNKFVQYFAKKEVIVSAGSLDNPRLLLASGIGPREDLQRLNVDEVADLPVGLNLEDHLIVPVGFTGAPTVYKDRKNPGPKVTLDYHPYPRLNGFYSVNDTTKPDSQITPFYFNQSSPGVPGVLRDSFNYNDEVVASLVRANLDHEIYLMCVTLLHPKSRGRVFTTGVGINTIPEIYLAYLSEPEDLVIIREAIKRILPLTETEYFKKAGSEVVRLDLPQCEKYVFGSDAYWECYSLMMARTIYHQSGTCAMGRVVDERLRVFGVHRLRVVDASVMPALPSGNTNAPVMMIGERASDMIKEDYLGHHGKMHWIV; this is translated from the exons ATGCTTGGCGGGTCCAGCAGCATCAACTCTATGATCTACGTTAG GGGTAATCCGGAAGACTACGACGGCTGGGCGAGAATGGGCTTCAAAGGCTGGGACTGGAACACAGTATTTCACTACTTCCTGAAAAGCGAACACCTCCAGGACGATGAAATAATGAATGACCCAATATACTCCAAATACCACAACACTCATGGACCAGTCAAAGTTACAAAACAGCAAAGCATTGATCCTAATGTTTATGATACATGGGACGTCCTACTAGACGCTGTTGATGAAATCGGTATCAAAAGAATACTCGATTACAACGGCCCCACTCAGTTTGGATTCTCCAGATGTTACTTCACTAATTCCAAACCACCAGGTGTGAGATCCAGCACCGCAGAAGCGTACCTAGTACCAGTCAGAAAAAGGAAAAATCTTTTTATACTCAAAAATGCTTACGCTTCGAAAATAATTATCGACGATCACAAAGTTGCAAGGGGCGTGGAAGTGTTCCAAGACAATAAGTTTGTTCAATACTTTGCCAAGAAAGAAGTCATCGTGTCAGCAGGTTCTTTAGATAATCCCAGATTGCTACTGGCATCTGGAATTGGTCCTCGAGAAGATTTACAACGGTTAAACGTTGATGAAGTAGCAGATCTTCCAGTAGGACTGAACCTTGAGGACCACCTCATCGTGCCTGTCGGGTTCACGGGAGCGCCCACAGTTTACAAGGACCGGAAGAACCCTGGCCCGAAAGTTACACTAGACTATCATCCATACCCAAGACTCAATGGCTTCTACTCAGTAAATGACACCACCAAACCTGATTCGCAGATAACTCCGTTCTACTTCAACCAGTCATCTCCAGGAGTCCCCGGGGTCCTCAGAGATTCCTTCAACTACAACGACGAGGTCGTTGCATCTCTCGTGAGAGCTAACCTGGACCACGAGATCTACCTCATGTGCGTCACGCTACTTCACCCCAAATCTCGAGGCCGAGTCTTCACCACCGGCGTCGGTATAAACACGATTCCAGAAATTTACCTCGCTTACCTCTCTGAGCCGGAGGATCTTGTTATAATACGAGAAGCTATCAAAAGGATCTTGCCTTTAACTGAAACTGAGTATTTTAAAAAGGCTGGTTCAGAAGTGGTGAGGCTGGACTTGCCGCAGTGCGAGAAGTATGTGTTCGGTAGCGACGCGTACTGGGAGTGCTACAGCCTGATGATGGCTCGCACCATCTACCACCAGTCGGGCACGTGCGCGATGGGCCGCGTGGTGGACGAGCGGCTACGAGTGTTCGGCGTCCATCGCCTGCGCGTGGTGGACGCGAGTGTCATGCCCGCGTTGCCGAGCGGCAACACCAACGCACCCGTCATGATGATCGGGGAACGGGCATCGGATATGATTAAAGAGGATTATTTGGGTCATCATGGAAAGATGCATTGgattgtttaa